From the genome of Haloplanus vescus:
TCGTCGACCGCTGGGAGCGCCAGTCGGTTATACGCTCGGCTCTCGTACGTCACTCATCGCCCGCCGAGACGCTCGACCAAGTCCGCGAGCGTCGCCAAGTCGTACTGCCCAGGAGCGGTCGCCTCGTCAGGGTCGACCGGAGCGTAGCCGATTTTCGACCCGTAGAGCGGCGCAACGGCACGGGTGTGCTGGCCCGCTTCGCCCATCGCCATCGTCGCCACGCGGTCGCCGCGCTCCGTCGCCGCGTGCGTCGCGGACAGCACGCGAAGTGCGTCGTCGCGGTCCGTCGCCGTCACCGCCGCCTTCCCAACGTCGCCGTGGTCCGCGGCAGCCGCGAGCAGGTCGTCCAGCCGAGAGGCGTGAGGCGTCTCCTCGAAGTCGTGGGCTGACGCGATGACGGAGACGCCGTTCTCGCGGACCGTCTCCGCGACCGACGCGCCGACCGAGGTCCGCAGGCTCGCGAGTTCGATATCCACGGCACCGACCGCGTCGTAGTCGCTCGCCGTCGCCAACGCCTCCAGTCGCTCGGCCTCCGACCCCTCGGCCTCGCCGCCCTCCGCGGGGTCGCGGTTCGTGGCGATGAGCGGTAACTCGCCGTCGTAGTCGTCGAGGGCCACGAGAGGGTCGGCCGCGAGGTCCAGCCGAAACTCGACGGCGTCGGCGTGGTCGCGCGCCGCCGGTTCGTCGGTGAGGTCGGCCGTCGCCGCCGCGAGGACGAACTCGTCGAACTCCAACTCCATGCCGTCACTCGGAGGGGCGGCCACTAAACTCCTCGCCGTCGGCCGGGCGGTGCGTGAGCGCGTAGCGTCTGCCCGCGTCGACCGTCTCGGATTCGACGCCCGCGACCACGTACGGGCGAATCCGGCGCTCGTTTTTCGTCACGACCGAGAAGTCGTAGTACTCGGCGTCGTAGCCGCCGTCGCGGTCGGCCATCGCCTCGCGGTGCCGGTCGAGGCGGTCGGCGACCCGTCGCCGCGAGTCTGCGGGGAGGTCGTCCAGTCGGTCGTCGAGGGCGCCGAACAGGTCGGCGTCGAGGTCGTACCCCACCGAGTTCCGGGCGGCGTGCATCGCCGCCAGCGCCGTCGTCCCCGTCCCCGTGAAGGGGTCGAGGACGCGGTCACCGCGCACCGAGAACATCCGCACGAGGCGAAGCGGAATCTCCAGCGGAAAGGCGCCGGAGCGCTCCCGACGCGCGTCGTCCTCGAGAGCCTGTCCCTCGCCGCGCACCTCCCAGAGGTCGGAGAACCAGCGGTTGCGCTCCTCCCAGAAGAAGGCGCTCTCGTAGCGCCGGTCGTCGCCCGGCGGGAACGACCGGGTGCCGCCCTTCCGGAACAGGAGGACGTACTCGTGTTCGAGCGTGACGTAGGCGTTCGGCGGGAGCGTGCCCGACCCCAGGAACTTGGTGAGGCTGTTGGTCGGCTTGCGCCAGAGCACGTCCGGGAGCGGCGTCAGGCCGCGCGAGCGGAGGGCGTCGACGATTCGGGCGTGATTCGGGAACTGCTGGAACTCGCCGCCGATGGAGCGGGTGGCGTCGCCGACGTTGATACAGGCGATACCACCGGGGGCGAGGGTGCGTTCCACTTCGTCCCAGACGGCGTCCAACTGCGCGTGCATGAGTTCGAAGGCCGCGTCGCCGTCGCCGGCGTCGAGTGCCGCCCGCACGTCGGAGTCTTGGGCCGCGAAGAGGTCGTCCCAGAGGTCTATCATGGGGTACGGGGGCGACGTGACGACGAGATGTACCGATTCGTCGTCGACGGCGTCCATGGCCGCGGCGTCGCCGACGTGCAGGACGTGCTGGGTCCGCATCGCCTGCAGTTCCCCGGCCCCGGCAGGTATCGGTGTCGGTTC
Proteins encoded in this window:
- a CDS encoding type I 3-dehydroquinate dehydratase, yielding MELEFDEFVLAAATADLTDEPAARDHADAVEFRLDLAADPLVALDDYDGELPLIATNRDPAEGGEAEGSEAERLEALATASDYDAVGAVDIELASLRTSVGASVAETVRENGVSVIASAHDFEETPHASRLDDLLAAAADHGDVGKAAVTATDRDDALRVLSATHAATERGDRVATMAMGEAGQHTRAVAPLYGSKIGYAPVDPDEATAPGQYDLATLADLVERLGGR
- a CDS encoding DNA-methyltransferase: MRTQHVLHVGDAAAMDAVDDESVHLVVTSPPYPMIDLWDDLFAAQDSDVRAALDAGDGDAAFELMHAQLDAVWDEVERTLAPGGIACINVGDATRSIGGEFQQFPNHARIVDALRSRGLTPLPDVLWRKPTNSLTKFLGSGTLPPNAYVTLEHEYVLLFRKGGTRSFPPGDDRRYESAFFWEERNRWFSDLWEVRGEGQALEDDARRERSGAFPLEIPLRLVRMFSVRGDRVLDPFTGTGTTALAAMHAARNSVGYDLDADLFGALDDRLDDLPADSRRRVADRLDRHREAMADRDGGYDAEYYDFSVVTKNERRIRPYVVAGVESETVDAGRRYALTHRPADGEEFSGRPSE